From one Mobula hypostoma chromosome 28, sMobHyp1.1, whole genome shotgun sequence genomic stretch:
- the LOC134338846 gene encoding uncharacterized protein LOC134338846 has translation MELAGHLLVILQLIFVWLSTSVLVEDNVIREKNITYSSNCWLDFKYYNISCSLINLSINGTTVVQDNSFILPITNFSTSEGFKVDDCQTVLVRCYKNGIETHYVAQGTEDTKSNNVKEEDGDSNRYWIGVVVSVLVCLFLVCLLALAGYYRKLHCRDKHILPLCCESQMKDPIEDPAAKRNLCESQETLQSEQLMDKTPNSR, from the exons ATGGAGCTCGCTGGGCATTTGCTTGTGATTTTACAATTAATTTTCGTCTGGCTGTCCACTTCGGTGCTTGTTGAAG ataatgttatcagagaaaaaaatataactTATTCATCAAATTGCTGGTTGGATTTCAAATATTACAATATTTCCTGTAGTCTTATAAATCTTTCCATCAAT GGCACAACAGTTGTTCAAGACAACAGCTTCATTCTGCCCATAACCAATTTCTCTACGTCTGAGGGATTCAAGGTGGACGACTGCCAAACCGTATTGGTGAGATGTTACAAG AACGGCATAGAGACGCATTATGTCGCTCAAG GGACAGAGGACACCAAAAGTAATAATG TGAAGGAAGAGGATGGAGACAGCAATA GATATTGGATCGGGGTAGTTGTGAGCGTCCTGGTCTGTCTGTTCCTGGTCTGTCTCCTGGCACTCGCAGGTTACTACAG GAAGCTACATTGCCGGGATAAACACATTTTGCCCTTATGCTGTGAATCCCAAATGAAGGACCCCATCGAGGACCCTGCTGCAAAACGGAACCTTTGTGAATCCCAGGAAACCCTGCAGTCGGAGCAGCTGATGGACAAGACACCCAATTCCAGATGA